Proteins encoded together in one Gallus gallus isolate bGalGal1 chromosome 18, bGalGal1.mat.broiler.GRCg7b, whole genome shotgun sequence window:
- the ANAPC11 gene encoding anaphase-promoting complex subunit 11, which translates to MRVKVRSWSGVASWLWVANDENCGICRMAFNGCCPDCKVPGDDCPLVWGQCSHCFHMHCILKWLHSQQVQQHCPMCRQEWKFKE; encoded by the exons ATGCGGGTGAAGGTGCGGAGCTGGAGCGGCGTCGCCTCGTGGCTGTGGGTGGCGAACGACGAAAACTGCGGTATCTGCCGCATGGCCTTCAACGGCTGCTGCCCCGACT GCAAAGTGCCCGGGGACGACTGCCCGCTGGTGTGGGGACAGTGCTCGCACTGCTTCCACATGCACTGCATCCTGAAGTGGCTGCACTCGCAGCaggtgcagcagcactgccccatgtGCCGCCAGGAGTGGAAGTTCAAGGAATGA
- the NPB gene encoding neuropeptide B precursor: protein MRAARCLALAVAVALLCRPAAPWYRQAAAPLSYPVGRASGLLSGLRLPYSRRSDSEGAAERRPPALHPGSAAPLRTAVPCVTDVDPKLRSCRPLSGVPGALQCRVAVTVSLVSTECAGA from the exons ATGCGCGCCGCCCGCTGCCTGGCTCTAGCCGTAGCCGTGGCGCTGCTCtgccgccccgccgctccctgGTACCGGCAGGCGGCCGCGCCCCTCTCCTATCCGGTGGGCAGAGCCTCGGGACTGCTCTCCGGCCTCCGCCTGCCCTACAGCCGCCGCTCCGACAGCGAAGGTGCCGCCGAGCGCCGCCCCCCAGCGCTCCATCCCGGAtccgccgctccgctccgcaccGCG GTGCCGTGTGTGACAGATGTGGACCCCAAGCTACGGAGCTGCCGGCCGCTGTCGGGGGTCCCCGGTGCTCTCCAGTGCAGAGTGGCTGTGACGGTGTCCTTGGTCTCCACGGAGTGTGCAGGCGCCTGA
- the PCYT2 gene encoding ethanolamine-phosphate cytidylyltransferase translates to MVHYGHSNQLRQARAMGDYLIVGVHTDEEIAKHKGPPVFTQEERYKMVQAIKWVDEIAPGAPYVTTLETLDKYNCDFCVHGDDITLTIDGKDTYEEVKTAGRYRECKRTQGVSTTDLVGRMLLMTKAHHSNIDEDLDYRKHTDNFGKGPKGHSPWTGVSQFLQTSQKIIQFASGKEPQPGDTIIYVAGAFDLFHIGHVDFLEKVHQLAERPYIIAGLHFDQEVNRYKGKNYPIMNIHERTLSVLACRYVSEVVIGAPYAVTADLLDHFKVTLVCHGMTEVVPDKDGSDPYEEPKRRGIFQLVDSGSNLTTDLIVQRIIKNRLEFEARNQKKEAKELAVLEAMKRLEEEKH, encoded by the exons ATGGTGCACTACGGCCACTCCAACCAGCTGCGCCAGGCGCGGGCCATGGGCGATTATCTGATCGTGGGAGTGCACACGGACG AGGAGATCGCCAAGCATAAGGGCCCCCCCGTCTTCACGCAGGAGGAGAGGTACAAGATGGTGCAAGCCATCAAGTGGGTGGATGAGATTGCGCCCGGGGCTCCTTATGTCACCACGCTGGAAACCTTGGACAAATATAACTGCGACTTCTGCGTGCACGGCG ATGACATCACCTTAACGATAGATGGCAAGGACACCTACGAGGAAGTGAAGACAGCTGGGCGATACAG GGAATGCAAACGCACTCAAGGTGTGTCCACTACCGACCTCGTTGGCCGCATGCTGCTCATGACTAAGGCTCACCACAGCAACATA GATGAGGACCTAGACTATCGGAAGCACACTGACAACTTTGGGAAG GGACCAAAGGGTCATAGTCCTTGGACCGGTGTCTCGCAGTTCCTGCAGACATCTcagaagatcatccagtttGCATCAGGGAAGGAACCACAGCCAGGAGACACTATCATCTACGTGGCCGGAGCCTTTGACCTGTTCC ATATTGGGCATGTAGATTTCCTGGAGAAGGTTCACCAGCTGGCAGAGAGACCCTACATCATTGCTGGGCTGCACTTTGACCAG GAAGTAAATCGTTACAAAGGGAAGAACTATCCCATCATGAACATCCACGAGAGAACGCTCAGTGTCTTGGCTTGCAGG TATGTCTCAGAAGTGGTGATTGGAGCCCCCTATGCTGTCACTGCTGATCTGCTGGATCACTTCAAG GTAACTCTTGTGTGTCATGGGATGACCGAGGTGGTTCCAGACAAGGATGGTTCTGATCCGTATGAG GAACCGAAGAGACGTGGCATTTTCCAGCTCGTGGACAGCGGCAGCAACCTCACCACAGATTTAATTGTGCAAAGAATCATCAAGAACAG GCTGGAGTTTGAAGCCAGGAACCAGAAGAAGGAAGCCAAAGAGCTGGCAGTATTGGAGGCCATGAAGAGACTGGAGGAAGAGAAGCATTAG